The segment GGGTTTACCCAAAGAGAAGGAATTGATTACAACGAGACTTTCTCTCCTGTCTCGTGTAAAGATTCTTTTAGAATAATAATGGCGCTAGTAGCACATTTTGACTTAGAATTGcatcagatggatgttaagACGGCGTTCCTTAATGGGGATCTTGAGGAAGATGTTTACATGGCACAGCCGAAAGGTTTTGTCATGGAAGGTAAAGAAAATATGGGATGCCGACTAAGAAAGTCTATTTATGGGCTAAAACAAGCTTCAAGACAGTGGTATTTGAAGTTTGACAATACAATTAGAAAGTTTGGGTTTAAGGCAAATGTAGAGGACAATTGCGTTTATGCAAAGTTTAAGAATGCTAAGTTCATCTTCTTAGTCCTATACGTGGATGACATTTTGCTGGCAAGCAATGATGTTAGTCTACTATTGGAGACTAAGAAGTTCTTGTCCTCACATTTTGATATGAAGGATCTCGGTGAAGCCTCTTTTGTTCTGGGAATTTAGATTCACCGTGATAGAAATAGAGGGGTTTTAGGGCTGTCACAAAAAGCATACATAGATAAGTTTCTTAAGAAATATGGTATGCATAAGTGCAGTCCGTCACCTGCACCCATTGTCAAGGGCGATAGATATGGGGAACATCAGTGTCCCAAGAATCAGATAGAGCTCGAGCAAATGAGTTCAGTACCTTATGCTTCAGCTGTCGGAAGCTTACAATATGCTCAAATTTGTACTCGCCCTGACATAGCTTTTGTTACCGGGTTACTTGGCAGATATCAGAAAAATCCAGGTGTAGAACACTGGAAATTAGTTAAGAAAGTCTTGCGTTATTTGCAGGGCACAAAAGGCTTCATGCTAAACTATAGAAAGACAGACTCACTAGAAATAGTGGGTTTCTCAGATTCAGATTATGCAGGGGATGAAAGAAAATCCACGTCAGGCTACATATTCACCCTTGCAGGTGGGGCTATATCGTGGAAAAGCTCCAAACAACCTATTGTTACATCATCTACGATGTACGCTGAGTTTGTAGCATGCTATGAGGCCTCGGGGCAGGTAAATTGGCTTAAGAAATTTTTACCTGGATTAAGAGTGGTAGACAGCATTGAGAGACCACTTAAGTTGTACTGCGACAATAATCCCGCAGTTGAATATGCTCACAACAATAGGTCAAGTGGTGCtgccaaacacattgacattAGGTACTATGTTGTGAAAGAAAAAGTTCAGGATCATATTATAAGTCTAGAGCATATTAAGACGGACAATATGTTAGCGGATCCGCTCACAAAAGGCTTACCACCCAACGTGTTCAGAAAACACGTAGCCGGTATGGGTTTAAGGGAAAGCCTATGATCACTGAACACTTAGGGCCCTTTAGTTAGAACTCTGTTTTCAAATTAGAGAGATATACTGTAGCCGTTAAGTCCAACGGAAGATTTTTTTCTGTGACGATGAGACGCGCTCTGTGCACTTCTTTATAATGAAACGGAGCTAAGTGATTAGTTTATTAAGTTAATGTTAAGATGAGATTAAGGTAAGTTATTAGAAGAGATCAGGGGGGAGAATGTTAGTTTGACCTCTTCCTGCATGGCCCAACGGCCATGCAGAGGgatctgtttttcccctgaTCCGCTCCGGAGCCACAGCCGTTCAATGGCTGGTGGGCCCCTGTCACCCTGCGGTATAAAGAGAAGGGAGGGGAGCCGGGGCACGCACCACGAAGTTGGCCGCCGCCAACACTCCCTCCCACATCTCTAACCCTAATCCGATCTAGAGGGTCGCAGGCAGTGACGGGAAGATCCACCGCCGCCGCGCTACGACCCAGCGCCCTCGTCTTCACCTCCGGCAAGCAGGCTACTCCGCGCGTCAAGATCCGGCACTGATGGCGGATCCCGGCTCCTCTGCTATCAAAGGCAACGGTCTGCTATTCACCTACTCTCCTTTACTTTATGTGCATCTAGACAATGTATTAGAACTGCGAATACAATCATGTTTTACTTGTCTTAGTCCTAAACCGGTTAACTCTCTGGTTAGTAGATCCTAATTAAGTTGTCTTAGATCTATCGCTGAGGTCGCGCACTCGGCAACATACGGGATTAGACTCGCGTAGGTACATGGGTGGTGGGTACGATACGTGGACAGTGTGAGACCACGTAGCGTACGGAGGAACTCCCAGTGTCCTGACGTATTCATATCATATATAGCATTATAAAAGACTGGCCTGGGCTGAAGTCACAATCATAAGATGAACTCACAACACAACTCACAAATGGCATATTGACTTAAAAATAACCTCACAGTCACAATGGCATACCCTACTCTCGTACTCATCCCATTCTGCGTTCCAGGCCACCTCACATCCATGCTCGAAGCCGGCAAGCGGCTGCTCGCCACAAGCCGCTGCGCCATGTCGCTCACCGTGCTCGTCACGCAGATGACCATGTCCGCCAACCTGATGTCCGACGTCGCCGACATCATCCGGCGGGAAGAAGCAGACTCCGGCTTCGACATCCGCTTCGTCCACCTCCCCGCCGTCGAGCTCCCCACCGCCGCCGACGGTCTCGAGGCTTTCATGATGCGCTTCATACAGCTCCACGACACATACGTCAAGGAAGCCATCTCCGGCATGTCGTCGTCCCCGGTAGCCGCGGTCGTCGTGGACTTCTTCTGCACCGCCCTCTTCGATGTCACGCGCGAGCTCGCACTGCCGGTGTACGTCTACTTCACGTCCGGCGCCTCGATGCTCGCGCTCATGCTGCGGTTGCCGGCGCTGGACGGGGAGATCGCCGGAGATTTCGAGGCGATGGGAGAAGGAGCAGTTGATCTGCCCGGGATGCCGCCGGTGCCGGCTCGTCTCATGCCATCTCCTATAATGAGGAAGGATCCAAACTACGCCTGGTTCGTGTACCACGGCAACCGCTTCATGGAGGCCGCtggcatcatcgtcaacacggtGGCCAAGCTGGAGCCGTCCATCCTAGCAGCCATCGCCGATGGCCTCTGCGTGCCCGGACGCCGCGCTCCAACCGTCTACCCGATCGGCCCCGTCATGGCTTTCAAGCcgctcgccggcgacgacgacgacgagcagcTACAGCTACACGAGTGCGTGAGGTGGCTGGACGCACAGCCACCAGCATCCGTCGTGCTGCTCTGCTTTGGCAGCATGGGCGGCAGCTTCCCGTCGCCGCAGGTCCGGGAGATCGCCGACGCCCTCGAGCACAGCGGGCACCACTTCCTGTGGGTACTCCGTGGCCCGCTATCGCCCGGTTCGAAGTGCCCGACGGATGCCAACGTCGACGAGCTGCTCCCAGAAGGGTTCTTGGAGAGGACCAAGGGCAGGGGTCTGGTGTGGCCCAAGTGGGCGCCGCAGAAGGACATCCTCGCCAACCCTGCCGTCGGCGGCTTCGTGACCCACTGCGGGTGGAACTCGATCCTCGAGAGCCTGTGGCACGGCGTGCCGATGGCGCCATGGCCGCTGTACGCGGAGCAGCACCTGAACGCGTTCGAGCTCGTGTCCGTGATGGGCGTCGCCGTGGCCATGCAAGTGGACAGGAAGCGCGGCAACTTCGTCGAGGCGGCGGAGCTGGAGCGCGTGGTCCGGTGCCTGATGGGCGGGTCGGAGGAGGGGCGGAAGGCGGGGAAGAAGGCCGCGGAGGCGAAGGCCCTATGCCGGAAAGCCGTGGCCGACGGCGGGTCCTCGGAGGCGTCGCTGCAAAAACTAGCGCGAGAGATTTTGCACAATCACAACGACAAGTGGTGTGGAGTTGCTTAGCCTACGGTGGGGATGTATGGCCGACGCGTGTGGCCCATGAGATATCTGATTTATCATCCGCATGTTTGAAATTATACTGTGGTTTACCTTTGCACAGTCCATATGATGTTCTTGTAGGAACGGTCCTCAATGAATTTCTTTTTTCTCCGCATTTGTGTTAAGTTGAAGAAAGAGTACTATGACAGTGCAAGTAGAAATGCAAAACTTTGTTTCTTTGTCTTGCAAAAATAGTGTTTTATGGTACACTGATTAATAGTGTTTTGTGGTACATTGGTAAAGCATACAAATGCAATGTGCTGAGCGGTGGAGCCTGTTCATTTGGGCGTATTTGTCGAATCTGTTATAAATCTGTCATTTATTCAAAAACGTTTTTCTcccacaataaatcagcaaataaCGAATAGTACTTTCAGCTATGATTTTTCAGACAAACAAACTCTAGTGCAAGTATACAGTAGTTTCATACATCCCTTGCTGCAATCGCAATCCATATGTAATCTGTTATTACTACTTGTGCTACTTAAAAACGCAATTCCAGATTGGCGGGCGTTCACTTGGCTTCAATCTAGTGAACACTTCCTCtgacttcttttttttcttttctattttttttctagaaaggCGGCAAAAGCTTTGCCGTATTTTTATTAGAcgatgaaaaaataaaaaaaatgttacAAAGACTAACGAGAGGAACAACtcaaaggaaagaaaaaacacTACTAAAACTACTGATGTTGTGCGGCATTGGACCTTGTCGCCCACTAATATTGATCGATATCTTCCTTGCAAAGGAGAGCCACCTGTCTCGGTTGCATCTGCTTGTTCTGAAATGTTCTTCAATTTCTTTCTTTCCACAAATTCCACCATAGGTAGACCACAATACCATCAAACTTTCTTCTTTGCCCTTTATCTATCTTGATTCTGCATCTACGCCAGTAGTTGTGTATGGATCCAGTCATTCCAATCGTTTCAATCGCCACTAGACTAAACCATTGCTTGATTAAGGACCACACCTCTCTTGAGAAAGAACAGTCCTTACAGAGATGGGTCGTTGTTTCCGGTTCAAGGCCACAAAGTTTGCATATCGGGTCATGAGGCCAATTCTGCTTGATCAAATTGTTGGTGGTCAAGATTTTTTTGTGGAGCAATGTCCAAGCAAAAAATCTGCACTTAGGTTCTGCGTTTGCTTTCGAAATGGATTGTAGTATCAGTTTACTGAATGTTCCTAGGAACTGGATACAGTATGCACTTTTTGCTGAATATTCCCCATCTTCCGTCCACCGCCAGCGGATGTTGTCCTGCGTGTTATCCACCAACTGGATCTGGCTGACCTCCTCCCACAGGGCTATGTATTCTTTTAACGGGATTAGATGTGAAATCCAACCATTATCCTCTAGTGCTTTTTGAACCGTGAGGATTTTCCTCCTTGATTCTTTATAGAGTGAAGGTGATAAAGTTTTTGGTGCTCGTCCACCAACCCATGACGAGGTCTAGAATTTGGCTGTCCTTCCAGCTCCTATAGTCACCACCGTCGAAGCCATGAACAGTTCTCTGTCTCTATCGTCAGCTGGAAGATCCAGCCTATTCCAGGCTCTATCTTGATGTTTCCATTGATACCAAAGCCATCTTAGTCTCAGCGCTCTTGCAAATCGCTCGAGGTCCAGGACTCCTAAACCCCCTTTATCTTTGGGCCTACATGTTGTTGGCCAGTTTGTGATGGAATGCTCGCCATATACCTTATCTGGCGTCTCACCTCTCCATAAGAAGCTCCTCCTTAGGCGATTAATCTTTCTAATTAACCATTTTTGCTCCGGAAATGCCGTCATGTGGTAAATTGGCTGGGAGGAGAGGACTTGTCCTAACTATGAACTAATAGCtctcaaaaaaataatatacttcTCACATATTAGTCCATAGTTAGGACAAGTTCACTACATAGCAAAATAATAGACTTATAGTTTGATGAAAGGTAGTTTTGCGATGGTGTTGTTGAATTTTGCAACCTATTTATAGTTGCATTTTTCTTCTCCTCATTCTATGAATTTTCACAATACTAGCTataatattttattatatacttATTCTATACAATTATCAAAATTTGGATTTCTCCAACATGAGTTATTTGATTTTATTTTTCACCGAATAGTTCTTTACTTTCATGTCATGTGAATTTCTagtttaaatttattttttttggttttcatgCCCGTTTGCAATGATCGCCACTAGTGGGTTTTTGTTGTAACATAAGGGATAATCGTTTTGATATTTTAAATTCATTACCTTTCCATGAGGAAGAGAGGCTTGTTACTCAAAATGTTGTTAGTATCTcctatcatatttattttgttaCTCAAGTGTAAAAGGTACATTTGTTTTGCTCTCCAACCCTTTTTAAACATTTTTCCTACATTCTGGAATAATTAGTTtcttaaataaaattaaaaaatcCAATGAATCTTAAGGAATATTACTCTCACAGTTGTTCTCAAAATTTAAATTAGGCGCAAATCACAATTCGCGAAAAAATAAAGTAATGTTGTATAACTTAGTATGCTTAACTTATTCCTTAAAGTTATTTTGTGTAAATCAGTTAGTGTAAGTTATGTGTGTGCGCTtttcaaaaagaaagaaaatgttaCAAATGAATgttaaaataaaatattatgCATTTTTcagaataaaaaaatataacatTGTGCATGCCAGAGCGCgtaaaaagagaaagagagatgTGCACGTCCCGTCTCCGAAAAAATAAAAGAGTCTACACGCATCAGGTTAtccgaaaaagaaaagaaacagaAATAAATTTCTTGTTAAAAAAAACTATAGTTGTCAGATTATTCGTAGATCTACGTATGGATGAATGTTTGTTAGTGATGTCGAGATCCATAGTGGCAACTGGTGTCAGCCGCCCACAGGAGCTAGCCCGCGCGATGCGCATGGCATGATGGCGAACAAGTTCTCTAGGTGATGGAAGTGGAACCACCCTAATCTCTCATAAACGACGCGGTTGTGCGACaatatcttttttattttgtcCTGCAGTCCTAATACTGaaaactacatatagtttctatacttaatttttatagacactatatatataaaaaaatcatGGTTAGATAGTTGCTACATCATAATTTTTTATCCAATTTCTGTAGACACTATATAAGGAAGAAAGTCCTCAGCTCCATGAGATTTCCACGAGATCTACAGTAGCCAGGTTTTTCAGTGGGTAGTGGGTAGGGCTGCGTACGTTCTCTCACCGTGTGAGCTACCTCTAGCTCACATGTCTATTTGTACACACACACCCCTTCAGTGCAGTATATACCTAGCTACTGCATGCTTCAGTGCAGTATAGTGCCTACCTCTTGCTAAGGTTTCAGTATTGATATAGTTCCCACCGCTTGGTAAATGAGGCTAAAGTCCCCAAGGATGAGCCATTGTGGTAACACCCGCTCGTGCAAATGTCTAATTTCACCGATGAACTGTAATTTCTCAGCATCACCGTACCTTGGGGGTCCGTACACACCAGTGAAGATCCACTGAGTTATCAGCTCTGTTTTTAGTTGTCGCAGTAATATAATTGAATTTTGTTCAACTTGTATGTACTATCTTGTAAGAGCAAGTGATCAAGTCAACAAGCAATGAGCACCCCTCCCCTAGTGTTTGTGGCTGGTAGTAGTGCAGCATACACTCCAACAAATTGTGTTCCCAGGGTCTGTGAAACCATGCATGTTGTCGTTCATCACTGCCAGTTTTTGGTCTCTTGCAACCACACTATACTAGAGTCGACACTGTGATCTCTGATCATGTCTCTGATTACTTGTCTACGGTTCACTGCATTTAGCCCTCTCACATTCCAGTTTAACACGATCGATGCAATTGTTCTCTCATTCATCATTAAACATGGATACAACATGTTGCGGCCTCGGTTCATTGACCTTGGACCGGATGAGTACAACTGCGACACTAGTACCTGGTTCACTGACCTTGAACCGATTTTACTTTGAACGCTGAATGCCGGTTACACACCTCTCTCAGCCAAATGCCTCCTACTAAAGAACCACCCTACGACTCCCCTTTTATCTGGAACCACTCTCGACTAACATTACCTAGATTGACGACATGTTGAAACCTGGTGACAGTCAAGAGCCACATGGTCTGCATCATCGACCATTCAGGATCGGAGGTCACCCATGGCGTGCAGCTCCAAGGGTGGCAGCGGCGTAGCGAACTTGTTGAGGAAGCGGCGGCGTTGCTTCCGTTCTTCCTTGGTGTTCTCTGTGCTCTCCAATCTCACGCGCAAGTTCTTGCAGCGACGCCGCCGAGGACCCGCCGTCGGCCACGGCTTTCCGGCAAAGGTCCTTGGCCTCCGTGGCTTTCTCTCGCGCTTtcctcccctcctcctccgacCCACCCATCAGGCTCCGGACCACGCGCTCCAGCTCCGCCGCCTCGACCAAGTTGCCGCGCTTCCTGTCCACTTTCATGGCCACGGCGACGCCCATCACGGACACGAGCTCGAACGCGTTCAGGTGCTGCTCCGCGAACAGCGGCCACGGCACCAGCGGCACGCCGTGCCACAGGCTCTCGAGGATCGAGTTCCACCCGCAGTGGGTCACGAAGCCGCCGACGGCAGGGCTGGCGAGGATGTCCTTCTGCGGCGCCCACTTGGGCCACACCAGACCCCTGCCCTTGGTCCTCTCCAAGAACCCTTCTGGGAGCAGCTCGTCGAGGTCGGCATCCGTTGGGTACTTGGAATCGGCGGGTATCGGGCCACGGAGTACCCACAGGAAGCGGTGGCCGCTGTGCTCGAGGGCGTCGGCGATCTCTCGGACCTGCGGCGACGGGAAGCTGCCGCCCATGCTGCCAAAGCAGAGCAGCACGACGGATGCTGGTGGCTGTGCGTCGAGCCACCTCACGCACTCGTGCTGTAGctgctcgccgtcgccgccggcggccggcTGCTTGTTGACAGGCATGACGACGGGGCCGATCGGGTAGACGGTTGGAGCGCGGCGTCCGGGCACGCAGAGGCCATCGGCGATGGCTGCAAGGATGGACTGCTCCAGCTCGGCCaccgtgttgacgatgatgccaGCGGCCTCCATGAAGCGGTTGCCGTGGTACACGAGCCACGTGAAGTTTGCATTCTTCGTCATGATGGGAGTTGGCATGAGACGAGCCGGTACCGGCGGCATCCCGGGCAGATCAACCGCTGCTGCTTCTCCCATGGCCTCGAAATCTCCGGCGATCTCCTCATCCAGCGCCGGCAACCGCAGCAGGAGCGCGAGCATCGACGCGCCGGACGTCAAGTAGACGTACACCGGCAGCGCGAGCTCGCGGGTGACGTCCAGCAGGGTGGTGCAGAAGTAGTCGATCACGACGGCGGCTACCGGGGACGAGATGCCGGAGACGGCTTCCTTGACGTATGTGTCGTGGAGCTGTATGAAGCGCATCATGAAATCCTCGAGGCCGTCGGCGGCGGTGGGGAGCTCGACGGCGGGGAGGTGGACGAAGCGGATGTCGAAGGCGGAGTCTGCTGCTTCCCGCCGGATGATGTCGGCGACGTCGGACATCAGGTTGGCGGACATGGTCATCTGCGTGACGAGCACGGTGAGCGACATGGGGCAGCGGCTTGTGGCGAGCAGCCGCTTGCCGGCTTCGAGCATGGATGTGAGGTGGCCTGGGACGCATAGTGGGATGAGCACGACAGTAGGGTATGCCATTTGTGGGGTTGTGAGTTGCGATTTCGATCTGTTTATAGTAAGCTAAGTGTGATATGATGATTGTGCCTTCAGCGGATTCCGACTTGAGCCCAGGCGAGTCTCTTTTATAATGGACGCCGGGATGCTACGTGGTGTCACATTGTCCACGTATCCTACCCACC is part of the Sorghum bicolor cultivar BTx623 chromosome 10, Sorghum_bicolor_NCBIv3, whole genome shotgun sequence genome and harbors:
- the LOC8070864 gene encoding anthocyanidin 3-O-glucosyltransferase 6; protein product: MAYPTLVLIPFCVPGHLTSMLEAGKRLLATSRCAMSLTVLVTQMTMSANLMSDVADIIRREEADSGFDIRFVHLPAVELPTAADGLEAFMMRFIQLHDTYVKEAISGMSSSPVAAVVVDFFCTALFDVTRELALPVYVYFTSGASMLALMLRLPALDGEIAGDFEAMGEGAVDLPGMPPVPARLMPSPIMRKDPNYAWFVYHGNRFMEAAGIIVNTVAKLEPSILAAIADGLCVPGRRAPTVYPIGPVMAFKPLAGDDDDEQLQLHECVRWLDAQPPASVVLLCFGSMGGSFPSPQVREIADALEHSGHHFLWVLRGPLSPGSKCPTDANVDELLPEGFLERTKGRGLVWPKWAPQKDILANPAVGGFVTHCGWNSILESLWHGVPMAPWPLYAEQHLNAFELVSVMGVAVAMQVDRKRGNFVEAAELERVVRCLMGGSEEGRKAGKKAAEAKALCRKAVADGGSSEASLQKLAREILHNHNDKWCGVA
- the LOC8071363 gene encoding anthocyanidin 3-O-glucosyltransferase 2; translated protein: MAYPTVVLIPLCVPGHLTSMLEAGKRLLATSRCPMSLTVLVTQMTMSANLMSDVADIIRREAADSAFDIRFVHLPAVELPTAADGLEDFMMRFIQLHDTYVKEAVSGISSPVAAVVIDYFCTTLLDVTRELALPVYVYLTSGASMLALLLRLPALDEEIAGDFEAMGEAAAVDLPGMPPVPARLMPTPIMTKNANFTWLVYHGNRFMEAAGIIVNTVAELEQSILAAIADGLCVPGRRAPTVYPIGPVVMPVNKQPAAGGDGEQLQHECVRWLDAQPPASVVLLCFGSMGGSFPSPQVREIADALEHSGHRFLWVLRGPIPADSKYPTDADLDELLPEGFLERTKGRGLVWPKWAPQKDILASPAVGGFVTHCGWNSILESLWHGVPLVPWPLFAEQHLNAFELVSVMGVAVAMKVDRKRGNLVEAAELERVVRSLMGGSEEEGRKAREKATEAKDLCRKAVADGGSSAASLQELAREIGEHREHQGRTEATPPLPQQVRYAAATLGAARHG